A genomic stretch from Chitinophaga lutea includes:
- a CDS encoding YceI family protein, with protein sequence MRTHIRLLFFMAILAAACQQAPKADKAEVTDVQAVKQPDENGHHHRLDTAASHLFWIGTKPTGEHKGSFRFSSGELHMKDSVLTSGQFVIDIRSLSNIDLATQPDMKKKLETELLGPNFFDAAQFPAARFEITEVQEFNPATAGKDVLLKDANYTIKGNLTIKDVSKNISFPAKIVRKDGKVMATADFNIDRTQWGMTYRADKSVQDKLINSIVNIRFEIVTK encoded by the coding sequence ATGCGCACACACATCAGGCTACTTTTTTTCATGGCAATCCTGGCTGCGGCCTGCCAGCAGGCTCCGAAAGCCGACAAGGCGGAAGTGACCGACGTACAGGCCGTCAAACAGCCCGACGAAAACGGACATCACCACCGGCTCGATACCGCCGCCAGCCACCTGTTCTGGATAGGCACCAAACCTACCGGCGAACACAAGGGCTCCTTCAGGTTCAGCAGCGGGGAACTGCATATGAAAGACAGTGTGCTGACCAGTGGGCAATTCGTGATAGACATCCGCAGCCTCAGCAATATCGACCTGGCTACGCAGCCCGACATGAAAAAGAAGCTGGAAACCGAACTGCTCGGCCCCAATTTCTTTGATGCCGCGCAATTCCCGGCGGCCCGGTTCGAGATCACCGAGGTACAGGAATTCAATCCCGCCACAGCCGGCAAAGATGTGTTGCTGAAAGACGCCAATTATACCATCAAGGGAAACCTCACCATCAAAGACGTGAGCAAAAACATCAGTTTCCCGGCCAAAATCGTGCGGAAAGATGGCAAGGTGATGGCCACCGCCGATTTTAACATCGATCGCACCCAGTGGGGTATGACCTACCGGGCCGACAAATCGGTACAGGATAAGCTGATCAACTCCATCGTCAACATCCGTTTCGAAATCGTTACAAAATAG
- a CDS encoding dihydrofolate reductase family protein, translated as MNEPIFTIHKTARYAKTQTTDAHEPRWLRCRARRTAGWIGTIGSDLPLGEFMGNLLETSDTMILGSKTTNEIVSYWENVAENEPDSPEQPVAQKMVRMRKIAFSKRQSTISGKNVTVENGDIVSAVNQLKNEDGKDIIVYGGAQFVSALIEHDLIDEYNLFINPISLGNGLSIFKGKKYLKLAKSVVYRSGIVVNTYIKG; from the coding sequence TTGAACGAACCTATCTTTACCATACACAAAACAGCACGTTATGCGAAAACTCAAACTACAGATGCACATGAGCCTCGATGGCTTCGTTGCAGGGCCCGAAGGACAGCTGGTTGGATCGGCACAATTGGTTCGGATCTGCCATTGGGCGAATTCATGGGCAATCTCCTCGAAACAAGCGACACCATGATATTGGGCAGCAAAACAACTAATGAAATTGTCAGCTATTGGGAAAATGTAGCAGAAAACGAACCCGACAGCCCGGAACAGCCGGTTGCCCAAAAAATGGTCCGGATGCGCAAGATTGCTTTCAGCAAGCGTCAATCAACAATCAGCGGCAAAAATGTAACTGTTGAAAATGGGGATATTGTTTCTGCCGTAAACCAGCTCAAAAATGAGGATGGAAAAGACATCATTGTGTATGGTGGCGCGCAGTTCGTCAGCGCGTTGATTGAACATGACCTCATTGACGAATACAATTTGTTTATCAACCCAATCAGTCTGGGTAATGGTTTAAGTATTTTCAAAGGGAAAAAATACCTGAAACTGGCAAAATCAGTGGTCTACAGGAGCGGGATTGTGGTGAATACCTATATCAAAGGTTAG
- a CDS encoding tetratricopeptide repeat protein, translating into MMEWQKVAKKWTLVLAGILTVQWSMAQDNAELQQTANSFLRTGDYANAILVLNQAIQNSPDDIQLKKNLAFAYYLKGDYNRAYTVVSPLVDKKDADIHLFQIAGNIYQSKQDWKGAEKLYIRGLKKFPKSGELYNDYGDLLQNMKNFDGALKQWVKGIETDPNFPGNYYHAARSYLWTKEPIWAILYGETFVNLESYTTRTAEIREVVVECYKKLFDDPAIFDSVPAENDKKSKKSGSESGFMDAFKSTIAKQVSVIANGIEPQSLIMLRTRFLLDWYNFHAMRYPYALFDFQRNLLKEGMFESYNQWLFGPVANQAEYKAWTTLNKTNYDAFSTWQRNHPLKLREDEFYNTGKLAVIK; encoded by the coding sequence ATGATGGAATGGCAAAAGGTTGCTAAAAAGTGGACCCTTGTGCTCGCAGGGATATTAACGGTACAATGGAGCATGGCGCAGGACAATGCCGAGCTCCAGCAAACCGCCAATTCTTTCCTGCGGACGGGAGATTATGCCAATGCGATATTGGTACTGAACCAGGCTATCCAGAACTCCCCGGACGATATCCAGCTGAAAAAGAACCTCGCTTTTGCCTACTACCTGAAGGGCGATTATAATCGCGCTTACACCGTGGTGTCGCCGCTGGTCGATAAAAAAGACGCGGACATCCACCTGTTCCAGATTGCCGGTAACATTTACCAGAGCAAGCAGGACTGGAAAGGAGCGGAAAAGCTCTACATCCGCGGTCTCAAAAAGTTCCCGAAAAGCGGCGAGCTGTACAACGACTACGGGGACCTGCTGCAGAACATGAAAAACTTCGACGGCGCGCTGAAGCAATGGGTAAAGGGCATTGAAACCGACCCCAATTTCCCCGGCAACTATTACCATGCCGCGCGGAGCTATCTGTGGACCAAAGAGCCCATCTGGGCCATCCTCTACGGCGAAACCTTCGTCAACCTGGAAAGTTACACCACCAGGACCGCCGAGATCAGGGAAGTGGTGGTGGAGTGCTATAAAAAACTGTTCGACGACCCGGCCATTTTCGACAGTGTGCCGGCCGAAAACGATAAAAAATCCAAAAAGAGCGGTTCCGAAAGCGGGTTCATGGATGCTTTCAAAAGCACCATCGCCAAACAGGTGAGCGTGATTGCCAACGGCATCGAGCCACAGTCGCTCATCATGCTGCGCACCCGTTTCCTGCTCGACTGGTATAATTTTCACGCGATGCGCTATCCTTACGCCCTCTTTGATTTTCAGCGCAACCTGCTGAAAGAAGGTATGTTCGAGTCATACAACCAATGGCTGTTCGGTCCCGTAGCGAACCAGGCCGAATACAAAGCCTGGACCACCCTGAACAAAACCAACTACGACGCCTTCTCCACATGGCAGCGCAACCACCCGCTGAAACTGCGGGAAGATGAGTTCTACAACACCGGCAAACTGGCGGTGATCAAGTAG
- a CDS encoding AMP-dependent synthetase/ligase, which yields MHLPTRLFDVITHQLTHYSKSDMMAAKQDGAWKLYSTAEVADITWRFSAGLLHAGVKAGDRIALISFNRPEWILTDMACQQIGAVLVPIYPTISEPELEFVLNDSGASVLFVNNKDLFGKVQALRSKLPQLREICSYDRIPDVQHWSALTALAQEADKDRIIAIREAIEPEQLVTIIYTSGTTGVPKGVMLSHRNIMSNVESCLPLLPVSSNGRALSFLPLNHIFERMVTYLYLTAGVSVYYAESMDTISENLKEIKPSIFTTVPRLLEKIYEKLNARGMALSGMSRSIFFWALDLARQFEINKPLTPWYRIQLTLADRLVYRKWREALGGELQCIVTGAAACQVRLLRVFTAARIPILEGYGLTETSPVIAVNRMPEKDRMFGTVGPVISNVEVKLADDGEILCKGPNITMGYYKRPDLTADAITDGWFHTGDIGVLADGKFLKITDRKKELFKTSGGKFVAPQPIENKFRESPLIEQIMVVGSDRKFTGALIVPNFRNLEDWYAQQGNSYPGPEKALHDTKVQQLYRQSVEQYNQFFNHIEQVKKFELMPHEWTVDGGEMTPTLKLKRKVIQEKYRDAIERIYA from the coding sequence ATGCACCTCCCCACCCGCCTTTTTGATGTGATTACGCATCAATTGACCCACTATTCCAAATCCGATATGATGGCCGCCAAACAGGATGGCGCCTGGAAATTGTACAGCACCGCTGAAGTGGCCGATATCACCTGGCGTTTCAGCGCCGGCCTTCTGCACGCGGGCGTAAAAGCAGGCGACAGAATCGCCCTCATCAGCTTCAACCGCCCCGAATGGATCCTGACCGACATGGCCTGCCAGCAGATCGGCGCCGTGCTGGTGCCCATCTACCCCACCATCAGCGAGCCCGAACTTGAATTTGTGCTCAACGACTCTGGCGCCAGTGTGCTGTTCGTGAACAACAAAGACCTGTTCGGGAAAGTGCAGGCGTTGCGCAGCAAACTCCCCCAGCTCCGCGAGATCTGTTCCTACGATCGTATCCCGGATGTGCAGCACTGGTCCGCCCTCACCGCCCTCGCGCAGGAGGCCGACAAAGACCGTATAATCGCCATCAGGGAGGCAATTGAGCCGGAACAGCTCGTCACCATCATCTATACTTCCGGCACTACCGGCGTACCCAAGGGCGTGATGCTCTCCCACCGCAATATCATGAGCAACGTGGAAAGCTGCCTGCCCCTGCTGCCCGTCAGCAGCAACGGCCGGGCATTGAGCTTTCTGCCCCTCAATCATATTTTCGAAAGGATGGTCACCTATCTGTACCTCACCGCCGGCGTGTCCGTTTACTATGCGGAGAGCATGGACACGATCTCCGAAAACCTGAAGGAAATAAAACCCTCCATTTTCACCACCGTGCCCCGCCTCCTCGAAAAAATCTACGAAAAGCTCAATGCCCGCGGCATGGCGCTAAGCGGCATGAGCCGGTCGATTTTTTTCTGGGCGCTCGACCTGGCCAGGCAATTCGAGATCAACAAACCCCTCACCCCCTGGTACAGGATACAACTGACGCTGGCCGACCGGCTAGTGTACCGCAAATGGCGGGAAGCCCTCGGGGGCGAGCTGCAATGCATCGTAACCGGTGCAGCCGCCTGCCAGGTGCGGCTGCTGCGCGTCTTCACCGCCGCACGCATTCCCATCCTGGAGGGGTACGGGCTCACCGAAACCTCGCCCGTGATCGCCGTAAACCGTATGCCTGAAAAAGACAGGATGTTCGGTACGGTGGGGCCCGTGATCAGCAATGTAGAAGTGAAACTGGCGGACGACGGGGAAATTCTCTGTAAAGGCCCCAACATTACGATGGGATACTATAAACGCCCCGACCTCACGGCAGATGCCATCACCGACGGATGGTTCCATACCGGCGACATCGGGGTGCTGGCCGACGGCAAATTCCTCAAAATCACCGATCGCAAAAAAGAACTGTTCAAAACATCCGGGGGCAAATTCGTGGCGCCGCAGCCCATCGAAAACAAATTCCGGGAATCGCCGTTAATCGAACAGATCATGGTGGTTGGTTCCGACCGCAAGTTCACCGGCGCCCTCATCGTGCCCAATTTCCGCAACCTGGAAGACTGGTACGCCCAACAGGGCAACAGCTATCCCGGCCCGGAAAAGGCCCTTCACGACACCAAAGTGCAGCAGCTGTACCGGCAGTCGGTGGAGCAGTATAACCAGTTCTTCAACCACATCGAGCAGGTGAAAAAATTCGAGCTGATGCCCCACGAATGGACGGTGGATGGAGGTGAAATGACCCCTACCCTTAAACTCAAGCGAAAGGTGATCCAGGAAAAGTACAGGGACGCGATTGAGCGGATTTATGCATAA
- a CDS encoding DUF1015 domain-containing protein has product MAIIKPFRALRPQPALAKEVAARPYDVLNSAEAAAEAAGNPNSFYHVSKSEIDLPDGTDVHSEAVYLKAAENLQALRDAGTLFHEDQPCYYIYKLVMDGRAQTGLVCVSSIDDYNNGIIKKHEFTRPDKELDRINHITYTRAQTGNVFLAYDDVPELNTIIDHWQQRHAPVYDFIADDGIAHTIWVVDEAATGEQITELFATKVPATYIADGHHRAASAALVQKATNENIHSSANLNYFLTTIFPASQLAILDYNRLVKDLNGHSKADFLSQLEYDFIVEPIGHHEQKPSMLHEFSMYLDGTWYRLVAQEGTYTTDPIGILDVTILQNNVLDKLLGIKDPRTDKRIDFVGGIRGLGELVKRVNSGEMQVAFALYPVTIGQLFDIADSGNVMPPKSTWFEPKLRDGLLTHLI; this is encoded by the coding sequence ATGGCAATTATCAAACCCTTCCGGGCGCTGCGTCCACAACCAGCCCTGGCGAAAGAAGTAGCCGCACGGCCATATGATGTATTGAATTCCGCAGAAGCGGCAGCCGAAGCTGCCGGTAACCCGAACTCATTCTACCACGTATCCAAATCCGAAATCGACCTCCCCGACGGCACAGACGTGCACAGCGAGGCTGTATACCTGAAAGCCGCCGAAAACCTGCAGGCCCTCCGGGATGCGGGAACACTCTTCCATGAAGACCAACCCTGCTATTATATCTATAAACTGGTGATGGACGGCCGGGCCCAGACGGGGCTGGTATGCGTATCGTCCATCGACGACTATAACAACGGCATCATCAAAAAACACGAATTCACCCGCCCGGACAAGGAACTGGACCGTATCAACCACATTACCTACACCCGCGCCCAGACCGGTAACGTGTTTCTTGCGTACGACGATGTGCCCGAACTGAACACCATCATCGATCACTGGCAGCAACGGCATGCGCCGGTATATGATTTCATCGCCGACGACGGCATTGCCCACACCATCTGGGTGGTGGACGAGGCTGCCACCGGCGAGCAGATCACCGAACTGTTCGCCACCAAGGTGCCCGCCACGTACATTGCCGACGGGCATCACCGTGCCGCTTCCGCCGCGCTGGTGCAAAAAGCGACCAACGAAAACATTCACAGCAGCGCCAACCTGAATTATTTCCTCACCACCATATTCCCCGCCAGCCAGCTGGCGATACTCGACTACAACCGCCTCGTCAAAGACCTGAACGGTCACAGCAAGGCAGATTTCCTCTCGCAGCTCGAGTACGACTTCATCGTGGAGCCCATCGGTCACCACGAGCAGAAACCCAGCATGCTGCATGAGTTCAGCATGTACCTCGACGGCACCTGGTACCGCCTCGTGGCCCAGGAAGGCACCTACACGACAGACCCGATCGGCATCCTGGACGTGACCATCCTGCAAAACAACGTGCTCGACAAACTGCTGGGCATCAAAGATCCCCGCACCGACAAACGCATCGATTTTGTGGGCGGCATCCGCGGCCTCGGCGAACTGGTGAAAAGGGTCAACAGCGGCGAGATGCAGGTCGCTTTCGCCCTCTACCCCGTTACGATCGGGCAGCTTTTCGATATCGCCGACAGCGGTAACGTAATGCCCCCGAAGTCAACCTGGTTCGAGCCCAAGCTGCGCGACGGCCTCTTAACACATTTGATCTGA
- a CDS encoding GyrI-like domain-containing protein → MEKLDLAKKHKSYFTAKPKPELVEIENAQFISICGKGDPSGQQFTDNIEALYTVAYALKFIYKAKEKDFVVSKLEGLWWFDEEKFCNKTIASSSVEVPRSEWEYRLLIRLPDFVAEHDLEKAKETVLAKKKTALAGKVEYFTMSEGKSVQMLHVGPFSTEPQSLQQIGAFIETHKLSRNGLHHEIYLSDFRKTEPGKLKTILREPVK, encoded by the coding sequence ATGGAAAAGCTCGATCTCGCAAAAAAGCACAAGTCATATTTTACCGCTAAACCCAAGCCGGAACTGGTGGAAATCGAAAATGCCCAATTCATATCAATATGCGGCAAAGGAGATCCCTCCGGCCAACAATTCACTGACAACATTGAAGCACTTTATACAGTTGCCTATGCCTTAAAATTCATTTACAAAGCAAAGGAAAAAGACTTCGTTGTTTCGAAACTGGAAGGGCTCTGGTGGTTTGACGAAGAAAAATTCTGCAACAAGACCATTGCCAGTTCGTCCGTAGAAGTCCCGAGAAGCGAATGGGAATACCGCCTGTTGATAAGATTGCCGGACTTTGTTGCGGAACATGACCTTGAAAAAGCCAAAGAAACCGTTCTTGCTAAAAAGAAAACGGCGCTTGCCGGGAAAGTTGAATACTTTACGATGAGTGAGGGAAAATCAGTGCAAATGCTGCATGTCGGGCCTTTTTCCACGGAACCTCAGTCACTGCAACAAATAGGGGCCTTCATCGAAACACACAAATTATCGCGGAACGGGCTTCATCACGAAATTTATTTATCGGACTTCAGGAAAACCGAGCCCGGTAAATTGAAGACCATTTTAAGAGAACCGGTGAAATAG
- the paaN gene encoding phenylacetic acid degradation protein PaaN, translated as MLIAKHQNIIDNAVKANHDRTFYAQYPEHPKAYGEEAPPQGEASFKSLLQQPFPRLKQKIVAGWAGEEVSPYTGEALGITYPLVDVEELVKAGKRAGQRWAQLSVADRAGILTETLEKIQHHFFEIAHATMHTTGQSFMMSFQASGPHANDRALEAIAMGYQQLQAYPEKQTWEKPMGKISIRLEKSFRAVPKGLGLVIGCSTFPIWNSLPGIYADLITGNAVLVKPHPRAVLPIAIVVAVIQQVLEENGQDPYTCQLATDTSEHLITKELCEHPDVALIDYTGSSGFGNYVESLTAHGKTVFTEKAGVNSVILDSAKDIDAVVQNLAFSVSLYSGQMCTAPQNFFIPESGIRTPNGNIPFNEVATRLKDAVTALVNNPKMGAGTLGALQNEATVQRAKEAHNIGGKVVLSGTPVVNEEYKNARTFSPTIVEVSSADNSIYERELFGPVILLIKTRDTDHSIQLARQMAAKHGAITCAAYTTDETAKDRIADAMNSVFTPVSFNFTGFIWVNQHAAFSDFHVTGGNPAGNASFTNQEFIVKRFVWVGNRTYME; from the coding sequence ATGCTGATCGCAAAACACCAAAACATTATTGACAACGCGGTTAAAGCCAACCACGACAGAACTTTTTACGCCCAGTACCCCGAGCACCCGAAAGCGTATGGAGAAGAAGCGCCCCCGCAGGGCGAAGCCTCCTTCAAAAGCCTGCTGCAGCAGCCGTTTCCACGTTTGAAGCAAAAGATCGTTGCCGGCTGGGCGGGCGAAGAAGTATCCCCTTACACCGGCGAAGCCCTGGGCATCACCTACCCGCTCGTCGACGTGGAAGAACTGGTGAAAGCCGGTAAACGTGCCGGCCAGCGCTGGGCGCAGCTGAGCGTCGCAGACAGAGCGGGCATCCTTACCGAAACGCTGGAGAAGATACAGCATCACTTCTTCGAGATCGCCCATGCCACCATGCACACCACCGGCCAGAGTTTTATGATGAGCTTCCAGGCCAGCGGCCCGCATGCGAACGACCGCGCGCTTGAAGCCATCGCCATGGGCTACCAGCAGTTGCAGGCCTATCCTGAAAAACAGACCTGGGAAAAACCTATGGGCAAAATCAGCATCCGCCTCGAAAAGTCATTCCGTGCCGTGCCTAAAGGGCTGGGCCTGGTGATCGGCTGCTCCACTTTCCCGATATGGAACTCTTTGCCCGGTATTTATGCCGACCTCATAACCGGTAACGCCGTGCTCGTAAAACCGCATCCCAGGGCCGTATTGCCGATCGCCATCGTGGTGGCGGTGATTCAGCAGGTGCTGGAAGAAAACGGGCAGGACCCGTACACCTGCCAGCTCGCAACGGACACCAGCGAACACCTCATCACCAAAGAGCTTTGCGAGCACCCCGATGTGGCGTTGATCGACTACACCGGCAGCAGCGGCTTCGGTAACTACGTCGAATCCCTCACAGCTCACGGCAAAACCGTGTTCACCGAAAAAGCCGGCGTCAACTCCGTGATACTCGATTCCGCGAAAGACATCGACGCCGTGGTACAAAACCTCGCCTTCTCCGTGAGCCTTTACTCCGGCCAGATGTGCACCGCGCCGCAGAACTTCTTCATCCCCGAATCAGGCATCCGCACGCCCAATGGGAACATTCCGTTTAATGAAGTGGCAACCCGGCTCAAAGACGCCGTAACGGCCCTCGTCAATAATCCGAAAATGGGTGCCGGCACGCTCGGCGCATTGCAGAATGAGGCCACCGTGCAGCGCGCCAAAGAAGCCCATAACATCGGCGGGAAAGTGGTGCTGAGCGGCACGCCGGTTGTGAACGAAGAATATAAAAACGCCCGCACTTTCTCCCCCACCATCGTGGAGGTCAGCTCGGCAGATAACAGCATTTACGAAAGGGAACTGTTCGGCCCGGTCATCCTCCTGATCAAAACCAGGGATACCGACCACTCGATTCAGCTGGCCCGGCAAATGGCCGCCAAACACGGCGCCATTACCTGCGCGGCTTACACAACCGATGAAACGGCAAAAGACAGGATCGCCGATGCGATGAACAGCGTGTTCACGCCCGTGTCTTTCAACTTTACCGGCTTCATATGGGTCAACCAGCATGCCGCGTTTTCCGATTTTCACGTTACGGGTGGCAACCCGGCCGGCAATGCCAGTTTTACGAACCAGGAATTTATTGTGAAGCGATTTGTTTGGGTGGGCAACAGAACATACATGGAATAA
- a CDS encoding 2TM domain-containing protein — METNQKRDERLWRIAKARAGFRTHLMTYLIINAFLWAIWFLTSDQHDGVPWPVWPMAGWGLGLAFAYYNAFHRDPFGDATREYEKLQQEKQQRGI, encoded by the coding sequence ATGGAAACGAATCAAAAAAGAGATGAACGCCTGTGGCGCATCGCCAAAGCCCGGGCCGGATTCCGCACCCACCTGATGACCTACCTTATCATTAACGCGTTTTTGTGGGCCATATGGTTTCTGACCAGCGACCAGCACGACGGTGTGCCCTGGCCGGTATGGCCGATGGCTGGATGGGGACTGGGCCTGGCGTTTGCGTATTACAACGCCTTTCACCGGGACCCGTTTGGCGATGCAACCCGTGAATACGAAAAACTGCAGCAGGAAAAACAACAGCGTGGCATTTAA